One window of Pseudomonas sp. FP198 genomic DNA carries:
- the pheS gene encoding phenylalanine--tRNA ligase subunit alpha codes for MENLDALVAQALEAVQSAEDINALEQIRVHYLGKKGELTQVMKTLGNLPAEERPQVGALINVAKERVTEVLNARKALFEEADLAAKLAAESIDVTLPGRGQTSGGLHPVTRTLERIEQFFTHIGYGIAEGPEVEDDYHNFEALNIPGHHPARSMHDTFYFNANMLLRTHTSPVQVRTMESQQPPIRIVCPGRVYRSDSDITHSPMFHQVEGLLVDRDINFADLKGTIEEFLRVFFEKELAVRFRPSYFPFTEPSAEVDMECVMCSGKGCRVCKQTGWLEVMGCGMVHPNVLRMSGIDPEEFSGFAFGMGAERLAMLRYGVNDLRLFFDNDLRFLAQFR; via the coding sequence ATGGAAAACCTGGACGCGCTGGTCGCTCAAGCACTAGAGGCTGTGCAAAGCGCTGAAGATATCAATGCCCTGGAGCAAATCCGGGTTCACTACCTCGGCAAGAAAGGCGAGTTGACTCAGGTGATGAAGACCCTGGGGAACCTGCCGGCTGAAGAGCGTCCGCAGGTCGGTGCGCTGATCAACGTCGCCAAGGAGCGTGTTACAGAGGTCCTCAATGCGCGCAAGGCGTTGTTCGAGGAGGCGGATCTGGCTGCCAAGCTCGCTGCCGAGTCCATCGACGTGACCCTGCCTGGCCGTGGCCAGACTTCCGGTGGCCTGCATCCGGTGACCCGCACCCTGGAGCGCATCGAGCAGTTCTTCACCCATATCGGCTACGGCATCGCCGAAGGCCCTGAGGTCGAAGACGACTACCACAACTTCGAGGCGCTCAACATCCCAGGCCATCACCCGGCCCGGTCGATGCATGACACCTTCTATTTCAATGCGAACATGTTGTTGCGCACCCATACCTCGCCGGTACAGGTCCGCACCATGGAATCGCAGCAGCCGCCGATCCGCATCGTCTGCCCAGGCCGTGTGTACCGCAGCGACTCCGATATCACCCACTCGCCGATGTTCCACCAGGTCGAAGGCCTGCTGGTGGATCGCGACATCAATTTCGCCGACCTGAAAGGCACTATCGAAGAGTTCCTGCGGGTGTTCTTCGAAAAAGAACTGGCCGTGCGTTTCCGCCCCTCGTATTTTCCGTTCACCGAGCCATCGGCGGAAGTCGACATGGAATGCGTGATGTGCAGCGGCAAAGGCTGCCGCGTCTGCAAACAGACCGGCTGGCTGGAAGTCATGGGCTGCGGCATGGTTCATCCGAACGTGCTGCGCATGTCCGGGATCGATCCGGAAGAGTTCTCCGGCTTTGCCTTCGGCATGGGCGCCGAGCGCCTGGCCATGCTGCGTTACGGTGTGAATGACTTGCGCCTGTTCTTCGACAACGACTTGCGATTCCTTGCGCAATTTCGCTAG
- the rplT gene encoding 50S ribosomal protein L20, with translation MARVKRGVIARKRHKKILKLAKGYYGARSRVFRVAKQAVIKAGQYAYRDRRQKKRQFRALWIARINAGARVNGLSYSRFIAGLKKASIEIDRKVLADLAVNEKAAFAAIVEKAKATLA, from the coding sequence ATGGCTCGTGTAAAGCGTGGCGTCATTGCCCGTAAGCGTCACAAAAAAATTCTGAAACTTGCTAAAGGCTACTACGGCGCGCGTTCCCGCGTATTCCGTGTTGCCAAGCAAGCGGTAATCAAGGCAGGCCAATACGCCTACCGTGACCGTCGTCAGAAAAAACGTCAGTTCCGCGCTCTGTGGATCGCTCGTATCAATGCTGGTGCTCGTGTTAACGGTCTGTCCTACAGCCGTTTCATCGCTGGCCTGAAAAAAGCGTCCATCGAGATCGACCGCAAGGTTCTGGCTGATCTGGCAGTGAACGAAAAAGCGGCGTTTGCTGCGATTGTCGAGAAAGCTAAAGCCACCTTGGCTTAA
- the rpmI gene encoding 50S ribosomal protein L35 has product MPKMKTKSGAAKRFLKTANGIKHKHAFKSHILTKMSTKRKRQLRGSSLLHPSDVAKVERMLRLR; this is encoded by the coding sequence ATGCCAAAGATGAAGACTAAAAGTGGTGCTGCTAAGCGGTTTCTGAAAACTGCTAACGGTATCAAGCACAAGCACGCTTTCAAGAGCCACATCCTGACCAAAATGTCGACCAAGCGTAAGCGTCAACTGCGCGGTAGCAGCTTGCTGCATCCGTCTGACGTGGCAAAAGTCGAGCGCATGCTGCGCCTTCGTTAA
- the pheT gene encoding phenylalanine--tRNA ligase subunit beta, protein MKFSEQWLRGWVSPQVSRDELVARLSMAGLEVDSVTPAAGEFSGVVVGEVLSTEQHPDADKLRVCQVNNGTETFQVVCGAPNVRPGLKIPFAMIGAELPGDFKIKKAKLRGVESNGMLCSQAELQIGEGNDGLMELPADAPVGQDIREYLGLDDASIEVDLTPNRGDCLSLAGLAREVGALYDAPVTRPAVAVVPAVHDEVRPVEVLAPAACPRYLGRVIRNVDLSKPTPLWMVERLRRADVRSIDAAVDITNYVMLELGQPLHAFDLAEINGGIRVRMADEGEKLVLLDGQEVTLRSDTLVIADHTRALAIAGVMGGEHSGVSKTTRDVFLESAFFDQIAVAGKARSYGLHTDASHRYERGVDWQLAREAMERATGLLLEITGGEAGPIIETVSEQHLPKIAPVTLRAQRITQMLGMEMDSAEVERLLSALGLGIRADGQGQWQVEVPSHRFDISLEVDLIEELARLYGYNRLPVRYPQARLAPQAKAEARSELPELRRLLVARGYQEAITYSFIDPRQFELFSPGVEPLLLANPISNDMAAMRSSLWPGLVKSLQHNLNRQQDRVRLFESGLRFVGQLDGLKQEPMLAGVVCGSRLPEGWAQGRDVVDFFDVKADVEAVLGFAGALDAFTFVPGKHPALHPGQTARIERDGREVGYVGAIHPELSKTLGLDRPVFVFELVLAEVAQGKMPKFQELSRFPEVRRDLALVADVSVASSDVLAVIRENAGEWLTDLRLFDVYQGKGIDPHRKSLAVGLTWQHPSRTLNDDEVNTATQNILTSLEHRLNATLRK, encoded by the coding sequence ATGAAATTCAGTGAACAATGGCTGCGCGGCTGGGTAAGCCCGCAGGTAAGCCGGGACGAGCTGGTTGCTCGCCTGTCGATGGCCGGCCTTGAGGTCGATAGCGTGACCCCGGCCGCCGGTGAGTTCAGCGGTGTGGTCGTGGGCGAGGTGCTGAGCACCGAGCAGCACCCGGACGCTGACAAGCTGCGGGTTTGCCAGGTCAACAATGGCACGGAGACTTTCCAGGTCGTCTGCGGCGCGCCCAACGTGCGCCCGGGCCTGAAGATCCCGTTCGCCATGATCGGCGCCGAACTGCCGGGCGACTTCAAGATCAAGAAAGCCAAGCTGCGCGGCGTCGAATCCAACGGCATGTTGTGCTCCCAGGCCGAACTGCAGATCGGCGAAGGCAATGACGGCCTGATGGAACTGCCGGCCGACGCACCGGTTGGCCAGGACATTCGTGAATACCTGGGCCTGGACGATGCAAGCATCGAAGTCGACCTGACGCCGAACCGTGGCGACTGCCTGTCCCTTGCTGGTCTGGCGCGCGAAGTGGGCGCCTTGTATGACGCTCCGGTAACCCGCCCTGCGGTCGCGGTCGTTCCGGCGGTGCATGATGAAGTGCGCCCGGTTGAAGTTCTCGCGCCGGCCGCATGCCCGCGTTACCTGGGGCGTGTGATCCGCAACGTCGACCTGTCGAAGCCGACCCCGCTGTGGATGGTCGAGCGCCTGCGGCGCGCCGACGTGCGCAGCATCGACGCGGCCGTCGATATCACCAACTATGTGATGCTCGAACTGGGCCAGCCGCTGCACGCGTTCGACCTGGCTGAAATCAACGGCGGCATCCGCGTGCGCATGGCCGACGAAGGCGAGAAGCTGGTACTGCTCGACGGCCAGGAAGTGACCCTGCGCAGCGACACACTGGTGATTGCCGACCACACCCGCGCCCTGGCGATTGCCGGCGTGATGGGCGGCGAGCACAGTGGCGTCTCCAAGACGACCCGTGATGTGTTCCTCGAGAGCGCGTTCTTCGACCAGATCGCTGTCGCTGGCAAGGCTCGTTCCTACGGCCTGCACACCGACGCCTCGCACCGCTACGAGCGTGGCGTGGACTGGCAACTGGCCCGTGAAGCCATGGAGCGCGCCACTGGCCTGCTGCTGGAAATCACCGGTGGCGAAGCCGGCCCGATCATCGAGACGGTCAGCGAGCAGCATTTGCCGAAGATCGCACCGGTGACCCTGCGTGCCCAGCGCATCACCCAGATGCTGGGCATGGAAATGGACTCGGCCGAAGTCGAGCGCCTGCTTAGCGCCCTGGGCCTGGGCATCCGCGCCGATGGGCAAGGGCAGTGGCAGGTTGAAGTGCCAAGCCATCGCTTCGATATCAGCCTGGAAGTCGACCTGATCGAAGAGCTGGCCCGCCTGTACGGCTACAACCGTCTGCCGGTTCGCTACCCGCAAGCCCGCCTGGCCCCACAGGCCAAGGCTGAAGCGCGCAGCGAGCTGCCGGAGCTGCGCCGCCTGCTGGTGGCGCGTGGTTATCAGGAAGCGATCACCTACAGCTTCATCGATCCGCGTCAGTTCGAGCTGTTCAGCCCGGGTGTCGAGCCGCTGCTGCTGGCCAACCCGATCTCCAACGACATGGCGGCCATGCGTTCGTCCTTGTGGCCGGGCCTGGTCAAGTCGTTGCAGCACAACCTGAACCGCCAGCAGGACCGCGTGCGTCTGTTCGAAAGTGGCCTGCGCTTCGTGGGGCAGTTGGACGGCTTGAAGCAAGAGCCGATGCTGGCCGGTGTCGTCTGTGGCAGCCGCCTGCCGGAAGGCTGGGCGCAAGGTCGCGACGTCGTCGACTTCTTCGACGTCAAGGCTGACGTGGAAGCGGTGCTGGGCTTCGCCGGCGCGCTTGACGCGTTCACCTTCGTGCCGGGCAAGCATCCGGCGCTGCACCCGGGCCAAACCGCCCGCATCGAGCGAGACGGGCGCGAAGTCGGTTATGTCGGGGCGATTCACCCTGAATTGTCGAAGACCCTGGGCCTCGACCGTCCGGTCTTCGTTTTCGAGCTGGTGCTGGCCGAAGTCGCTCAAGGAAAAATGCCGAAATTCCAGGAGTTGTCGCGCTTTCCTGAAGTGCGTCGTGACCTTGCCCTGGTGGCCGATGTCAGCGTTGCGTCCAGCGACGTACTGGCAGTAATCCGTGAAAATGCAGGCGAATGGCTGACGGACCTCAGGCTATTTGACGTGTATCAGGGTAAAGGCATTGATCCGCATAGAAAAAGCCTTGCAGTCGGCTTGACCTGGCAGCATCCATCGCGCACTCTTAACGACGATGAGGTGAATACCGCAACGCAGAATATCCTCACCTCGCTCGAACACAGGTTGAACGCCACGTTAAGGAAGTGA